A stretch of Henckelia pumila isolate YLH828 chromosome 4, ASM3356847v2, whole genome shotgun sequence DNA encodes these proteins:
- the LOC140867486 gene encoding serine/threonine-protein kinase SRK2E, with translation MDRPMAAMGPGLDLPIMHDSDRYELVKDIGSGNFGVARLMRDRQTNELVAVKYIERGEKIDENVQREIINHRSLRHPNIVKFKEVILTPTHLAIVMEYASGGELFERICNAGRFGEDEARFFFQQLVSGVSYCHAMQICHRDLKLENTLLDGSPVPRLKICDFGYSKSSVLHSQPKSTVGTPAYIAPEVLLKKEYDGKIADVWSCGVTLYVMLVGAYPFEDPDEPKNFRKTIQRILNVQYSIPDYVHISPECHHLISRIFVADPAKRITMPEIRIHEWFLKNLPTDLMGDNMNNRQFEEPDQPMQSDDEIMQIITEATIPPAGANSLNHYLTGSLDIDDDMDEDLESDPDLDIDSSGEIIYAL, from the exons ATGGATCGACCCATGGCGGCGATGGGCCCTGGTTTGGACTTGCCGATTATGCATGACAGCGATCGCTATGAGCTCGTTAAGGACATCGGCTCGGGTAATTTTGGGGTGGCTCGGCTTATGAGGGATCGCCAGACCAACGAGCTTGTTGCTGTTAAGTACATCGAGAGGGGGGAGAAG ATTGATGAAAATGTGCAGCGGGAAATCATTAACCACAGGTCTCTAAGGCATCCCAATATTGTTAAATTTAAGGAG GTCATATTGACGCCAACCCATTTGGCTATTGTGATGGAATATGCTTCCGGGGGAGAGCTATTCGAAAGGATATGCAATGCGGGTCGATTCGGTGAGGATGAG GCAAGGTTTTTCTTCCAGCAACTCGTATCAGGAGTTAGCTATTGTCATGCTATG CAAATATGCCATCGTGATTTGAAGTTGGAGAATACATTACTGGATGGAAGCCCAGTGCCTCGGCTGAAAATTTGTGATTTTGGGTATTCAAAG TCCTCAGTGCTGCATTCACAACCAAAATCAACGGTTGGTACCCCTGCTTATATTGCTCCTGAAGTGTTGCTTAAAAAAGAATATGATGGGAAG ATTGCAGATGTTTGGTCTTGTGGAGTGACTTTATACGTTATGTTGGTGGGTGCATACCCATTCGAGGATCCCGATGAACCCAAAAACTTTAGAAAAACCATACAG CGAATTTTGAATGTCCAGTATTCAATTCCTGATTATGTTCATATATCCCCAGAATGCCATCATTTGATCTCAAGGATATTTGTGGCAGACCCTGCCAAG AGAATTACGATGCCCGAGATAAGAATCCACGAATGGTTTCTGAAGAACCTTCCTACTGATCTCATGGGCGACAACATGAACAACCGCCAATTCGAGGAGCCAGACCAGCCTATGCAAAGCGACGATGAAATAATGCAAATAATAACCGAGGCGACCATTCCACCCGCTGGAGCTAACAGCCTGAATCACTATCTTACAGGAAGTCTAGACATCGATGATGACATGGACGAAGATCTTGAGAGTGACCCTGATCTCGACATCGATAGCAGTGGAGAGATCATCTATGCACTCTGA